The Nitrospirota bacterium genomic interval AATGGCTCAGAGCAAAAGCAAACAGAAACAGAAAGCAATATCTCAATACCTGATTGAATTAAGAAAAATAAAGCCGCTTCTGAAGGGTAAAGACCTGCAAAAGATAGGCATTAAGCCAGGCCCTGTTTACTCTAAACTTTTTTCAGAGCTGCTTGACGAAAAACTAAACGGCAGACTGAAAACCAAAGAAGATGAAGAAAGGTTTGTCACAGAGAAATATCTAATTTAAGACCCCTTAAAAACTGTCATTGCGAGCTGAAGGCGAAGCAATCTCAATTTTGCCGCTCGGGATAAACTCCGCAATCTCACTTTTATATAAATCAATATGTTAGAGATTGCCACGTCGCTACCGCTCCTCGCAATGACATTAGAATGTGTGGTTTTTCAGCACTCTCAAATTATTTTACTGCATCTTTAAGCGCTTTGCCTGATATAAATTTCGGCGCTCTTGCAGCCGGAATATTGATAACCTGCCCTGTTTTAGGATTACGCCCTTTTCTGGCTTTACGCTTCACGGTTGAGAATGCTCCGAAGCCGACAAGCGTAACCTTCTGTCCTTTTTTTAATGATAACTTTATTGCGTTTAAAGTTGAATCGAGCGCCTTTGAAGCATCTGCCTTGCTCAGCCCCGCACCCGAAGCTATCTTGTCAATAAGCTCCGCCTTTGTCATTAACTTCCCCCCTTTCTCTTAACTGGTTATGGCCATATGATGATTAATAACTGAATGCAGTAACACTATCAAGAAGAATATATTTTGTCAAGCCAAGAAATGCACCCAAATCCCGATATAGACTTGCTAACGTCTCGCCTTTTCTGTCATTGCGAGAACCCGAAGGGTTCGTGGTAATCTTTCTGCAAAAGCTTGAGATTGCTTCGTTTCGCTCGCAATGACAATTTCAATATCGGGATTTGGGATACAGTTCATTTTCTTTTGATTTCTACATATCCATCATCTTCTTTCTCAGTATCAATATCTCAAAAGCAATGGAAGCCAGTGAACCCAGTGTGTTGAGATAATTCACATTAGCATCAAGAACCGCATCGACCCCGTTGTCCGCATAAAGCAGAGCCACGGCCCTGTCTCTTATGCTTATCGGAATTGTGAGGCTGTCCTGCGGTGTTCCTGACAGTATTTTTATAAGCTCTTCATTGCCCGGGACATTGAGTACAGGGCCCCTGTAATAAGCCTTCTTCACAAGAACATCGTTAAATATTGCGGCCCCCTTTGAAGAAGATGCGTTGATATCAACTCCTTCAACTGTTAAGCCCTTAGCCTTCCACCCTGAAACACCATTGCCCTTCACTATAAACAGCGCCACTCTTTTTGCAGCCTTCTGTGCCTCACTTATGAGAATTCCTGCAAGCTCTTCTTTTTCGGCCACATTTGCAAACGCCTCTTTTATTTTCTTGAGTTCCTCTGAATCCGTGACAACAACCTGTTTTTCTTCCTCAATGCGGTCAAAAATGCTTATATATCTGAGGTCTCTTTTTATCCCGTAGTATTTCTCGAGCGCATAGAGAATCCTCAGTTCCGAGGCGGCATAAGGTATTATGTCATAGCCGCTGATAAACCTGAACTCATCCACCGCCTTCATATCCTTAGGATCCAGCATTGCCATATGCAGCCTGTTTTTATCTTTCTTAAACGGAATTGCTTTGTATTTTTCAGCCAGCTCCTTGCTTATTGCAGATATAGTCTCTTCATCTATATTCGTTAGTTGCGAAGGCTCAGCAACCGGAATCTTGAGATGGCGGCTAAGGAATTTTGCGAATTCGTCTTCTTTAAGAATGCCGAGTTCAACAATATTGGTCCCTATCCTGCCTCCGAAAATAACCTGTCTTTCAAGCGCAAGCCTCAGGTGCTCCTTTGTAATAAGTCCTTCTTTAACTAATACTTCGCCAAGTTTCATATACTTATTTTATACCATACTTTGACAGCCTGTGCCTGAACGAACGAAAAGAAAGGCTCAACAGCCTTGCCGCTTCTGTCTTATTTCCGCCTGTAATCTTCAGCGCATTCAAAAGATATTTTTTTTCAACATCTTCAATAATGCTGTCAAGGTCTACACCTTCCTTAGTGATATCCGACGTATATTCAGCGCCTTCCGAAAACATCAGTATCTCATGAGGCACATCCTCAACGGTTATCTCATCCCTATCCGTTAAAAGCGCTATTCTCTCTATGACATTTTCAAGCTCTCTTACGTTTCCTTTCCAAGGGTATTCCATGAAAAGCTTCATGACCTGGGGAGAGACCTTCCGCTCTGCAAATGAGAACTTTTTCAGAAAATGCTCCACAAGCATCGGAATGTCTTCTTTTCTCTCTCTCAAAGGGGGAATATGCAGGGGGACAACATTCAACCTGTAATATAAATCCTCTCTGAATCTGCCTGCGGAAATTTCTTCTTTAATGTCCTGATTTGTAGCGGATATTATTCTCACGTCCACCTTTATATCAGCAGTGCCGCCTACCCTCCTGAACGTACTGTTCTCAAGCACTCTCAGGAGTTTCGCCTGAAGGTTAATTGACATCTCGCATATCTCGTCAAGAAAAACACTCCCGCCGTCAGCTATTTCAAAAAGGCCCTGTTTATTATATGCCGCGCCTGTGAATGCGCCTTTCATATGCCCGAAGAGTTCGCTCTCCAAAAGACCTTCAGGAAATGCAGCGCAGTTTATATCAATAAACTTTTTCCCTTTTCTTGGGCTGAGGTTATGAACAGCTGTCGCAACTAATTCCTTGCCTGTGCCGCTTTCACCTGTTATTATGACATTGGAATTGCTCTGCGCAATCCTCGGTATGATGTTAAGCAGTTCCTGCATCTTAGGGTTCTTCCAGAAAATATTGCCGAATTCGTATGTTGTCTTTATCTTTTCGCGGAGTATCGAAACCTCTTCGCTCAGCTTGCGCTTTTCAAGCGCTTTTTTTACTACAAGCCTTATTTCATCTATCTTGAACGGCTTGTGTATATAATCATAAGCGCCAAGCTGCATGGCCTCTACCGCAGATTCTGTTGTGCCGAATGCCGTTATCATGATTACAAGGGTATCAGGAGAAGTCTCACGCACTTTTTTGAGTATTTCAAAGCCGTTAACCTTCGGCATGTTGATGTCTGTGATTACCATGTCAAATATGTCTTTATTGAGAAGGCTTATGCCGTCAATGCCGCCTGCCGCAAGAGTAACATCGTAACCCTCCCCTTCAAGGAGGATTCCAAGCACCTCCCGCATGCTTTTTTCATCTTCTACAATCAGAATTTTACCTTTATTAAGATTTTCCATTGCCGTCAGGTATTATAACTTTAAAGGCCGTGCCCTCGCCGGGATTACTGATAACATCTATCTTCCCTTTATGCTCTTCAATGATTCTGTATGCAATAGCCAGTCCGAGGCCAGTGCCCTCATCTTTCGTAGTAAAAAAAGGATAAAATATTTTTTCAAGATTTTTCTGAGAGACACCGATGCCTGTATCTTTAAAAACAACCTCAAAAGAATTGCCCGACCGCTTTGCGCTGACAGAAAGTTCTCCTCCGTCAGGCATTGCCTCTATGGCGTTCATCCCAAGATTCAAGAAGACCTGATGCATTTTCTGATGGTCGGCATTAACAAAAAGCGGCATGTCGAAATCCTTTATAATAGAAATATCCTTCCTTGCGGATGCTGTATTTTTTAGCAATTCAAGCGTGTCATCAAGCACAAGATTGAGGTCAAAAGCGCTGAACTCGGCAGCCCTCGGGGTTGAATACATAAGAAAATCTGTGATTATCTCATTCAGCCTCTCCATCTCTTTCAATGCTATTTCTGTCAGCCTTTCTTTTTGTTCCTTTGCCGCCCTGTCCTCTCTCAGCATTTCTATCGCTCCTTTAAGAGAGGCTAACGGATTTCTTATCTCATGCGCTATATTCGCAGAAAGTTCGCCTATGGCAGCCCATTTTTCCTTATGCTTTATATCCATCTCCATTTTTTTAAGCATGGTGATGTCATGAAATATACCGGTAAAACCTGTTCTTCTGCGGGTAACATCCATATGCGGCGAGATGGTCAGGTTAATAATCCTGCTGCCTTCCCTTGGATGACTTATCACACCCTCTATACGTTCTATTTCAAGCAATTGCTCCGAAAATGCTTTTATAACACCCTCCCCCTCGCCCCCTCCCATCAAGGGAGGGGGGGAAATTTGAAGGTCCTCCATCTCCTTGAAAGAGGGGTAATTCTTATATGCCCTCTCCCCTTGTGGGAGAGGGTTAGGGTGAGGGGGGATGGGGGGATTAATAAAAGGGAATATCGCAGTTATCTTTCGGCTCACCGCTGTTTCTCTCGGAATGCCCGTTATATCCTCTGCCGCTTTATTAAATATCAGAATACTGCCATCAATATCAGTTGTAAATATCCCGCTCGGAATGCTCTCAATAAGCTCTTTGTTGAAAAGCGAAAGCTCCTTCAGGTCAGAATCAGTCTGTTCAAGGGCTATCGTTGTCTTCTCAAGCCTTGAAGAGAGATAACCGCTCAGGAAGGCCATCATATAAAAAGCAGCTATGTGCACAAAAATATTGTAAAGAAAATCTTTTTCATTAAGCGCAGGGTCGTACTTTATCGGAAGGAGTTTATAATACTGAAGATCTATCATGACTCCATAGAGAATACTGCTGAATGTGGCAATAACATAACCTGCTTTCCTGTTAAGGACTGCGCTTGCTGATATTACTGCCAGAAGCATAATGAACGAAAACCAGCTTTCAATCCCGCCTGTAAGATATATAAGGACATTTACGGCCGCAACATCCATAAAAATCTGGAAGTATGCAAATGTAAAATACGTTTTTATCCTGTCAATGAGAAAAGAATAAATTATTGTCAGGGAATAGAGCGCTACTATAAGATTTGAAGTGGCGCGTGGATAAGGAAAACTCCTGTATCCGACCTGAAGCAAGAAAAACGAACCCAGAAGGAGTGTGATAAAAACAACCCTTATGGAAATAAGGGCTTTTACCTTTTTAAGCAGGATATCATTCATTCTACAAAGTTAATACAAACGCATTAAGTAAGGTGTCATTGCGAGGCGTAGCCGAAGCAATCTCTGCTTTGAGATTGCCACGCTCCCTTCGGTCGCTCGCAATGACAGTGTAACAACATTTATTGTGTTTGTATTAGAAGTTAAAAGTTAAAATTTTAAAATCCTCCACTCTTAACTTCTAACTTTTAACTCATAACTACTTTATTAGCGTAATGAGTTTAAATATCGGCAGATACATTGCAATTACTATAAAACCTACCGACCCACCGAGGAATACCATCAACATAGGCTCCATCATAGATGTCAGGGCGTTGACTGCCGCGTCAACCTCATCATCATAAAAATCAGCTATCTTATTGAGCATTGTATCCAGCGCGCCTGTTGTTTCACCTACAGAAATCATGTGGGTAACCATTGGAGGGAATACCTTGGCTTTGGTCAATGGATCAGCAAGGGTCTTTCCTCCTGTAACCTGCTTTCTTACCTCCATGATTGCATATTCAATCACCTTATTCCCTGAAGTCTTCGCTGTTATCTCAAGCCCATCCAGTATCGGCACCCCGCTGCTGACAAGCGTTCCGAGTGTCCGCGTAAACTTTGCCACGGCAACTTTATTCAAAAGAACCCCGAATATCGGCAGTTTCAATAGTATCTTGTCTGTTATATGCGTACCCTTTTCCGTGCGCCTGAACTGCTTTAGAGCAACAACAAACCCGACTATTGCGACTCCTGTCAGAAGGCCGCCTATTCCCGCCAGAAAATGACTCAGGCCGATAATCATCAGCGTGGGAAGCGGCAGTGTTCCGCCAAGCTGTGCAAACATCTTAGAAAATGTCGGGACCACAAATATCATTATGACCGCAATTACCAAAACAGCAACAGTTGTAACAACTATCGGATATACCATTGCGCCTTTAACCTTCTTCTTTAATTTCATTGCCTTTTCGATATACGCTGCAAGCCTGTTAAGGATTGTATCCAGGATACCGCCTGCCTCGCCTGCCGCCACCATATTTGCATACAGTTCTGAAAAGACCCTCGGATGTTTTTTCAACGCATCAGCATAAGTAGAACCGGCCTCAACACTCTCCTTAATCTCTCCCAGCACTCTGGAAAGTGTCTTATTTTCAACCTGAGTTGAAAGAATATCAAGCGCCTGCACAAGCGGAAGCCCTGCATCTATCATCGTAGAAAATTGCCTTGTAAATACAACTATGTCCTTGTCATTTACTTTACCCTCGCCAAAGCCGCCGAATAATTTCTTCCCGGCCTTTTTTTCAGTAATCAAAGTTGGTGTTATATTTCTTCTTCTGAGCTGAGCTGCAACTTCTTCTTTAGCAGCCGCAGTAATCTCGCCTGATTCTATAACGCCTCTTGTAGTCTTGCCTGACCACTGAAACACTGTTGCCATTTGTTACCCCCTTCCTTTTGCCGCAGTTCCCGGCACCCTCTGTATCATTGTTATTAACTCCTCTGGAACCGACGAACGCCCTATTGCATCCTCATAGGATAAAAGTCCCCTGGTGTAGAGATCAAATAAAGACTGATTCATCGTCTGCATTCCGAATCTCGCCTGTCCGGTCTGCATCATGGAATATATCTGATGCACCTTGTCTTCTCTTATCAGGTTTCTTATAGCGGGGTTTGGCACAAGCAGCTCCATTGCAAGAACCCTTCCCTGCCCGAATTTCCTGGCTATAAGCTGCTGCGCCAGTATCCCTTCCAGGACAAAGGACAACTGAGTTCTTATCTGTTCCTGCTGATGCGGCGGGAATACATCTATTACACGGTTTATCGTCTGGACAGCAGAATTTGTATGGAGTGTTGCAAGCGTTAAGTGCCCTGTCTCCGACACGGTAAGCGCTGCTTCTATTGTTTCAAGGTCACGCATCTCGCCTATCAGCACGACATTAGGGTCCTGTCTGAGAACATACTTCAATGCATTTTTGAAAGATGATGTATCAGCATTTACCTCTCTCTGGTTGACAAGACTTTTTTTGTGAGGGTGAAGATATTCTATCGGGTCTTCTACTGTTATTATATGATCCTGCCTCTCGGAATTTATCCTGTCAACCATACTGGCAAGAGTCGTAGACTTACCGCTTCCTGTCGGCCCGGTAACAAGAATCAGGCCGCGCGGCTTCTTGACAAGATCGTTAACAATTTCAGGCAGTCCTAACTCCTGAAAGGTCTTTATCTGAAAAGGAATGGTCCTGAACGCGCCGGCAACAGCTCCCCTCTGCATAAAGACATTCCCCCTGAATCTGCTCAGCCCCTTCACCCCGAATGACAGGTCCAGTTCATTGTTTTCTTCAAATTTATGTTTCTGGGCGTCTGTAAGAACGCTGTAGCAGAGCGCTTTTGTCTCGGCCGGGGCTAATTGCGGCTGATCCAGCAGGATGAGTTTCCCGTCAATCCTTAGACGCGGCGGGCTTCCTGTTGTTATGTGAAGATCAGACGCCCCTTTTTCTATCATTACCTTAAGCAAGTCATACAGTGTTGCCATCTATCCCTCCGCTCACTCTGTGAGAATTCAAAATTTAAAATCGTGAGATTTATCTTGAATCTTGAATTTTAAATTTTCTTCAATCTCCGAAAGTAACTCTTAACACTTCTTCGATTGTAGTGACGCCTTCTTTTACTTTTGTCAGCCCGCTCATCCTCAAAGTCTTCATGCCTCCTCTTACAGCAGCATTTTTAAGTTCAACCGCCGACGCCCCTTCCAGTATAAGTTTTCTTATCTCCTCATTGACAACCATTATTTCATAAAGCGCTATCCTGCCCTTGTAACCTGAATTGCTGCATACTGAGCACCCCTTGC includes:
- a CDS encoding PAS domain-containing protein codes for the protein MNDILLKKVKALISIRVVFITLLLGSFFLLQVGYRSFPYPRATSNLIVALYSLTIIYSFLIDRIKTYFTFAYFQIFMDVAAVNVLIYLTGGIESWFSFIMLLAVISASAVLNRKAGYVIATFSSILYGVMIDLQYYKLLPIKYDPALNEKDFLYNIFVHIAAFYMMAFLSGYLSSRLEKTTIALEQTDSDLKELSLFNKELIESIPSGIFTTDIDGSILIFNKAAEDITGIPRETAVSRKITAIFPFINPPIPPHPNPLPQGERAYKNYPSFKEMEDLQISPPPLMGGGEGEGVIKAFSEQLLEIERIEGVISHPREGSRIINLTISPHMDVTRRRTGFTGIFHDITMLKKMEMDIKHKEKWAAIGELSANIAHEIRNPLASLKGAIEMLREDRAAKEQKERLTEIALKEMERLNEIITDFLMYSTPRAAEFSAFDLNLVLDDTLELLKNTASARKDISIIKDFDMPLFVNADHQKMHQVFLNLGMNAIEAMPDGGELSVSAKRSGNSFEVVFKDTGIGVSQKNLEKIFYPFFTTKDEGTGLGLAIAYRIIEEHKGKIDVISNPGEGTAFKVIIPDGNGKS
- a CDS encoding type IV pilus twitching motility protein PilT, which translates into the protein MATLYDLLKVMIEKGASDLHITTGSPPRLRIDGKLILLDQPQLAPAETKALCYSVLTDAQKHKFEENNELDLSFGVKGLSRFRGNVFMQRGAVAGAFRTIPFQIKTFQELGLPEIVNDLVKKPRGLILVTGPTGSGKSTTLASMVDRINSERQDHIITVEDPIEYLHPHKKSLVNQREVNADTSSFKNALKYVLRQDPNVVLIGEMRDLETIEAALTVSETGHLTLATLHTNSAVQTINRVIDVFPPHQQEQIRTQLSFVLEGILAQQLIARKFGQGRVLAMELLVPNPAIRNLIREDKVHQIYSMMQTGQARFGMQTMNQSLFDLYTRGLLSYEDAIGRSSVPEELITMIQRVPGTAAKGRG
- a CDS encoding type II secretion system F family protein; its protein translation is MATVFQWSGKTTRGVIESGEITAAAKEEVAAQLRRRNITPTLITEKKAGKKLFGGFGEGKVNDKDIVVFTRQFSTMIDAGLPLVQALDILSTQVENKTLSRVLGEIKESVEAGSTYADALKKHPRVFSELYANMVAAGEAGGILDTILNRLAAYIEKAMKLKKKVKGAMVYPIVVTTVAVLVIAVIMIFVVPTFSKMFAQLGGTLPLPTLMIIGLSHFLAGIGGLLTGVAIVGFVVALKQFRRTEKGTHITDKILLKLPIFGVLLNKVAVAKFTRTLGTLVSSGVPILDGLEITAKTSGNKVIEYAIMEVRKQVTGGKTLADPLTKAKVFPPMVTHMISVGETTGALDTMLNKIADFYDDEVDAAVNALTSMMEPMLMVFLGGSVGFIVIAMYLPIFKLITLIK
- a CDS encoding sigma-54-dependent Fis family transcriptional regulator, with protein sequence MENLNKGKILIVEDEKSMREVLGILLEGEGYDVTLAAGGIDGISLLNKDIFDMVITDINMPKVNGFEILKKVRETSPDTLVIMITAFGTTESAVEAMQLGAYDYIHKPFKIDEIRLVVKKALEKRKLSEEVSILREKIKTTYEFGNIFWKNPKMQELLNIIPRIAQSNSNVIITGESGTGKELVATAVHNLSPRKGKKFIDINCAAFPEGLLESELFGHMKGAFTGAAYNKQGLFEIADGGSVFLDEICEMSINLQAKLLRVLENSTFRRVGGTADIKVDVRIISATNQDIKEEISAGRFREDLYYRLNVVPLHIPPLRERKEDIPMLVEHFLKKFSFAERKVSPQVMKLFMEYPWKGNVRELENVIERIALLTDRDEITVEDVPHEILMFSEGAEYTSDITKEGVDLDSIIEDVEKKYLLNALKITGGNKTEAARLLSLSFRSFRHRLSKYGIK
- a CDS encoding HU family DNA-binding protein is translated as MTKAELIDKIASGAGLSKADASKALDSTLNAIKLSLKKGQKVTLVGFGAFSTVKRKARKGRNPKTGQVINIPAARAPKFISGKALKDAVK